TCTTCGTCAGTTGCGTATGCAACCTCTTCTTCCGGCTCTTCGGCAGCTGCCGGTACGCCGTCTTCCGGCTCTTCTTCCCCGGCGAGTGCTTCGTCTATTGACGGAATACCGGTAGCGGCAATGACGCTGTTATTTTTATCGTCGTCGTTATCGTCTTCTTCCGTATGGATGGTATCGTCTGTAATTGTAGCAGTATTGTCTTCTGATCCAGTAGTGGTGGTTTCCGTTTCCTCATCATTTGTTACAGGGATCACTTCATCATCAAATGGCAGGAAGAGTTTCGCCTGATGTACGGATGGTTTTTCGGTTTCTTCCGCGTCAGCTACCGGAATATCGGGTTCGTTTGAAGGAGCGGTATGACCATTCAGACCTGACTGAGGGCCTTCGCCATCGGGGTTCTCCTGTTCCACCAGCTCACCAGTTTCGGAAACGACCATATTGCGGCCATCTTCTTCATCGGTACTGTTTTCCAGTCCGATGAGCGTTGGCTGAATACTTTCGTCATCAAATACCTCTTTCAGTTTAGGCAGATCTTTGGGCGAGTTAAGTCCAAAGTAGTCCATGAAAGCTTTGGAGGTAGCATATAATAATGGTTTACCAGGCAGGGTTTCGCTGCGGCCGGTAATCACAATCAGTTCTTTTTCAAGTAGTTTCTGAATGGAGTAGTCAGTACTTACACCACGGATATGCTCTATTTCACCTTTAGAGATGGGTTGTTTGTAGGCAACGATCGCCAATGTCTCCAGGGCGGCAGTAGAGAGGCGTTTCAGGAATTTGTCACCGTTCAGCTGTGCGACGGTCTGATAGTATTCTTTTTTTGTCAGGAACTGATAACCGCCACCGCTTTCTTTTACCTCAAAGGCATAGAATTCGGTGCTATATTTTTCCTTGATAGCTTCCAGGGCGGCCTCCACCTGTTCGAGGGTGGCCCGGTCTTCCAGGAACGCGAGGGCATTATTCAGCAGGTCAAGTATTTCCAGCAGTGGCAAAGGTTTGTCTGCGGCAAATATCAGCGATTCAATATGCGGTATGATCTGTGAAATTTCCATGGTGCGGTTTTCAGTGTCCGGTATCCGGTGCAGAAAAGGGCAAACCCTTTACCACGCCTGCAAAACAAAAAAGTCAAAGGCCGAAAATACAGCCTTTGACCCTTATGAAGAAATCAAAATCTTTCGATGTTAATTCGGTGTGTATAAGTTATCTGGATCAACCTTCCAGCGCAGCTGCACCACTCACGATCTCAGTCAGTTCGGTTGTAATTGCCGCCTGACGTGCACGGTTGTAAGATATCTTATAACTACGTAACAGTTCGTTTGCGTTTTCAGTTGCTTTATCCATCGCAGTCATACGCGCGCCGTGCTCAGAAGCGTTAGCATCCAGCATCGCTTTGTACAGCTGTGTATTGAGGATCTTAGGCATCAGTTCAGCGATCAGGGCTTTCTTCTCTGGTTCGAAGATGAAGTCTGCACGACCTTCGCTGGCATTTGCATTTGCGTTTTCCACACGTGCTACCGGCAGGAACTGTTCAGCTACAAAAC
The DNA window shown above is from Chitinophaga agri and carries:
- the scpB gene encoding SMC-Scp complex subunit ScpB, producing MEISQIIPHIESLIFAADKPLPLLEILDLLNNALAFLEDRATLEQVEAALEAIKEKYSTEFYAFEVKESGGGYQFLTKKEYYQTVAQLNGDKFLKRLSTAALETLAIVAYKQPISKGEIEHIRGVSTDYSIQKLLEKELIVITGRSETLPGKPLLYATSKAFMDYFGLNSPKDLPKLKEVFDDESIQPTLIGLENSTDEEDGRNMVVSETGELVEQENPDGEGPQSGLNGHTAPSNEPDIPVADAEETEKPSVHQAKLFLPFDDEVIPVTNDEETETTTTGSEDNTATITDDTIHTEEDDNDDDKNNSVIAATGIPSIDEALAGEEEPEDGVPAAAEEPEEEVAYATDEELAAFMESAADLGPKGDDEEDDEEEDDEEEDEEEDEEEDDEDWDDEDDEEEDEEDDDDDDNDDTDGNKEDEEGPSDDDIEEDFDEDEDFDDEDDLDDEDEEDDEDNKK